ATAAGAGGATATTCACCTACTAAACCAAATAGGCAGATGCTGGGGAAGTCTCTGATCCATGACGTAGTGTCCAGACGGGCAAGTCACGGACCTCTTTCAACAAATTTTCACCCAGGAATTGTACGAAATTGGCTATTACAAGCGTAGAGAGCACATACAATGCTGCTTGCGGacaaaaaagagacatcTTTGCTGGGACCAAAGATTTAGCCTGTGGTATTTCCAAGCTGGGGGCCTCAAAAAGCCAAATTGAGCACAGGTCAAGTCGTACTAAAAGTTTGTGGCACATCCTAACAGCAGAATGTTTTCCAGCATCTAATATTCTTCTATACCAATAAGTCATGAACAATATAAACGGTGCGTGTTTCGAAATAATGTACAAATCATCCCATCAAGCAGAACCATCTTATGGAAATGTCAATATGTACCGTAATTATAACCTGTTATTATGCGCCATAGCCCGCATTCCAAAGTTGTTTTCATAGTCGCCTTGGTCTATTGGATAGACGTCCGAGAGTCGTAAGTAAATCAATATTAAAAACGTATATAAATGATCAATATGTCGctgaaaagaaattataatgTGACTCGAGAATGCGTTGCCGGGACTTTGGACCAGTCTTTGCATAAGCCGAATACGGTCCGGCAAAACTTGCCGTATTCGACTAGCAGATCGAATTTTCTCCATGAGCCCAAGGCATGATGAACGAGTCGAGCATCGTGATGCGTAATAGGTTTAGAGCCCATGTTTCCGTAGCCTCCGCGACCAGGGCTATAATGTAACCCATTAGTCATTGCCGCATGTAGGAGAGACAACGTATAAAACTTACCTGAAGCCTGTTATGGGCAGGATTAAAGCATCTTCCACTAATTTTGATCTCCCTCCGTCTTTTAACCCTGTCAAGGCGTTCCATCTGAAGCCAATGTCGTTCTCCAGCCACATTAGCGTGGCTAGTGTAACAGCAGCAGGCCCAGTTCGAGTAAGAGGATCAACTCTGTTGGGATCATATGAGGTTGCTTCCTTTTCCAGGCGCACCTCGTCGCGAAGATTCTCCATGAACTGCTTCAGGGCCGGGTGGTCAGGGGCGGACGCCAACGCCCACTGGGTAAGTTGGACGGGATAAGTGTATCCCATTCGCCAGTACGCATTTGAATTTGGATCTGTATCAGCCTCAAGCCCCCAGATAAGGTTAACTGGCTGCGTGCCATTTGCCTCAGCCTCGGGGTTCTTGAGCCCGTAGCTCTTGCCAGTGATATCATCAACCCATCTTGAGAGATCTGACGGATCCAGCCAATTGGCAGGGTGTCGCAAGGGCTCTGTATCGATATCGGCATACTACTCGAGTTagaaaaggcagagagcTAGGAAGAGAAGTGATGAGAATAATACATACAACGCCCCCAAGGTGTTGGCACACTAGAACACGAAAAATGTCTGCCCTCTCGACGGGAGTGAAGATTGCGTAAAAGTCGTGGATGAAATCCTTTTCATACTTCTCCATAAACAGGTCGATTCCTTCGTCATCCCAGAAGAAATAGGCCATGGGAGCGGTATTGTTTGGAGATACAGCATATCCAAGCCATTGCTGGACCCACGGAATAATTTCAGCCTTCCATGTGTCGACCTTGGACGAGGCTCCGGTCTGATGCATCAGCAGAGGAATGTTGGAAAATGAAAGCTGCCGCTCGCGCACGGAGAGGGCTGCCTTGGACGCAAGGACAGCGGCTTCGACAATATCTCGCGGCGGCTCATGGTCGTCTGCGACCCAGCTCGGAGGAATGAACCATGCTGCGGCGTTGATGTCAGCATCAAACTCTCATCAAAGGGCTTTGAATTCTATTCGGGTTATGTAATGCTGCCAGATCCGAGCGCCACAAAGCCAAAGCTGCTTACCTCCTCCGAAGCCGTCGAACGTATGGATGTGACTCCATACCAGAGGATACTTATGTTCTACCAGCTCGGCATCAAACCTCGGACTTTcttcctgctgctggccgttTGTGAGCACCCAAACCGTTATCACACCGGCCAGGGCAGATAACAGGAGGAACCGCAGCCGACGGCGGATTAGACTATGCGGGAGCAGCATGACTGGCTTATGTGATTAGATTTGACCGGGACCGCGCGCGCGATTTCGTAAAAGACGCAGTCACGCAATGCAGCGGCAGAAGACTCGCGCACCGAGCGACTGGCGATGCTACCGTACTTTGCCCGCTCGTTGCGGCGTCTCAAACAAGGCTAGCCGCCTCCGGGGGATTTCCGATTGCCTGTGCAGAGCGCAAAATACGGGACAATCGACGATTAGCTCTTTTTGACATGTACAGCAGGAGTTTGTACCGTTTTCCTTTGTCCAGATGGAGCCTCCAGGCCTGATATTTTCTTCAAGTCCAGCGCAGCACGGCGCAGCGCAGCACAGGCCATTAACCCAACACGCCAAAATCCAACACGTCGCAGAATTCGCACGCCAAAATCCTCAGGGGCGGTAGCTCGGCGTTCTCGGCCGTTCTCCGAGCTggggtctttttttctattcgcTCAGCCCCTGCGACCATTGATGCGTAGGCGAGCTTAGCACCATGCGAATTGTCCAGTCAGATGCATCATTTGCCGTAATAGTTGGGCGCCAACCGTGGCGCAGCCAAGACATGGAAGCCGGGGTGGGTTACTGCGCGGGAAAAGGGCGTTGAGGCTATGACGGATTgtgtggagaagatgaagaaggaaaagaagaagaagaaacacaATCGACTCCTGAGATGAGGAGCGGTAAGACGATGGCCACGAGACGCCCTGGGTTCTTCCTGCCCTGCCTCAATGCAGCTCCTGCCAGGCaaagtgctgctgctctgccccTTCCCACATTCCTCAGACGTGCCTGCCGTGGGCCCGGGTCTCGATTGCGGCGGGAAGGAGGTGTAGGGCTCCTTCCGCTCTGGTTGGTGCAATTTGCAGGCCTACCGTCGCCTAGTACCGACCCGGTAGCGGAACAGCGACTAGTGACTTTGTCCCTGTTTTGCTAGCCAAGCAGAGGCCAGCTCCAGGCCGCGACTAGGCCAAGGTACCTCCATGGCGCGGTGCGGCAGAGCCTCGACTTGGCCGTGACTTGGCCACTGCTAGCTCCAGATTCGAAAAAGCTTGGCACTGCAGATCCAAAAGCTTAGCCATGACTGCTGAGACTCGAGTACCCTTCCCGTACCGGGTACGAAAAGTACGCTGATTAGGTTTTCCCCCTTCTACTGCCCGTATTTTCACGCCTCGCAAGATGGATATTCCGTTTAATGACTCTCCCCTCAATCAGCTGTCAATACGAGTAAGCAATCTGGATCACCTATGCCGATCAGCCGAGACACGGTTTtactatgtactactagtagtaggctgcaagtgaagaagaaaaaaaaaatttcaagGCTCTATTAACGGGTATTATTTCAAAAAGACATTAAAAGAATATGTACAAAGTGAATGAGAACTGCGAGAGGCCTTTTCCCTTTACAGGCCCTACATGAACCTCGCGTTATCTGTGCGCTGTTTTGCTCTGTTTGGTGTAGTTATACATAGAAAATGATGAGAGTGTGTTTATACAAATGACCGATCGCCCTTGAAGTTCCACCATACTCTCCGCAGCATCAGTCTTCTCCGCACAAACAGTGCGAGCACAACGCCGacgcagaagaagacgatcTGGTGTAACCGTCGGCCTAGCGATGTAATAAAGCGGGCATCGTATGAATGCCATGATGAGCTGCCGAGGTGCTCAAAGATGGGCGTTGTTACGCGACCATTGAGGCTGTGCAACGGTCCAGGGAGGATCTTTAGATCGCTGCGATCCGACTCAAAGGCGTGGATAACCGAGGCGTAGTGGCAGCCCGTGCTGAACATGACAGTCGCGTAAGGGAGGCCCAGCCAGTGTTTGTTGTAGGTAGCGAGGTTGCTGACGACGTCGCCGATGAATTGGTTGCGTCTGCTGGACATCATGAAGCCGACGGAGAAGCCGACAGGATGAGCTTCGGGGGCCACAAAGTCGAATCGTCGCAGAGGGCCCAGAGCGCGCGTGCACTTGAGGTCCATGTCGAGGACTACGCCGCCGTATTCATAGAGAAGCATGTAGCGCAGAGCGTCAATTCGCTCAACGGGGTAGGTGTAACTATCCCACATCTCCTTGAGGTCGGGGAACTTCTCCTCGACAAACTTGGAGGCTTTGTCGTCTGTCCAGATGTTTGCCTCCCAGCCTGGGTGCATGTCGACGCAGCTCTGGACCGTCTCCTTCCATTCGGTCCTCCAGTTTGTGCTGTGTTTGCCGAGGGCGATGTGATGTAGGATGGGTGGCACGACATCTTCGTAAGGGGCGGCTGAGACTTGAGTTTTGCTATAGTTGGAAAATGTGATGTCGAAgttgtctctctcttgtgAGAGGATGAAACTGTCGCGATGCATAGGCCAGTAGACAGGAAGGGCGGCCAGCGTCCATGATGTGTAGAGAAGATGGCGGAAGAGAAAGACGGCCGACGCGAAGCTCACAATCGTTAACCAGAAGAAAGTCCGGGCTCTTCTTTCAACATTATCGCCAAAAAGCCCTAAGGCACGATCCTTAATCATGATGTCGATGCTAGATGGCTAGCactgaagagaagaaggaagaagaagaagaagaagaagaaaaaggaggactgagaagaaaagataatGTGTGTGGAGCGGTATTTCTCTTGGGGTCTAGTACCAACGACGGTGACACTCTGTTCGATTTTAAACCACAATGGTAAAACGgaagaataagaataaaagaattattattcGAAGATTAAAGTTTAGTTGAACATGGCTTGTGTCGAGATAAAATAAGTTTGTGGGTGTgtaaagagaggaagagagtggtaaagagagagagaggctgtgTGTTTCAAAGTTGGAGATTGCGGCGCGGCATCTCGACTAGATTTTTATTCTAAACAGCCTCAGGGAGTCTCGTAATTCCGCCTTCTTCTTACTCTTGACAGCATAGCCACCCCAGTCGACAACACGTTGGATCTCAGTAGCGCGTAGGCGGACAATCCCAATGCGAAAAGGAGGAGCCTCCACCACTGCAGCCATCCTTACGACAGAGCTGGCGTGGATCGCTAACCGTACCCGGCCTTAGGTAGCGACACAAAGCCACCCCCCTGCTGTTCCTTCGTCTTTTCTACGGACACTTGGGGGGGCGTTGTCTGTTACAGTGGCAGTGGTAGTTGATGCAGCGTGAAAGCCAGAAATAGAATACTGTTGAAACATCATACCAGTCTTAGAACAGAACCGGCTGATCCAGCAGTGCTTACACCCTAATCTatcttttgctctcttcAACAAGGGAATATACCTGCTCCAGAGCCTCTACTAATCACGAATATTGTTTTCAAAAAGGGTACGGCCTCGGaggagaataaaaaaaaaatcccacTGAATATTAATAGCTCTGTATGCgagaaagaggcagaggagatgggGAGAGCGTACTGGGTATGCGGTACCTACTACGGCGTACAGGCATCTGTATCTGCCACCTTGTATCTTTCACTGCAAATGACCCTGTACGCCTCGCTCCTAGCATTAGCTCGTCAGAGTGACATGATCTAGCCACACTAACCCCCGTCGCTTAGTATGCCGTCTCAGCAGCTTAATTTGCTTTAAAGCCCAGATGGACTCCCACGCGCATGAAGCAACTGGTTCGCCATGATAGGGCTGGCTAAATAAGCCCTAGACCGTCTCGGCGTTCCCCCAAAACAACCAAGCCAAAGCATGTTAGCCAACGGCCATCCCGCAATCATCTCCAGGCCTCTGGCAAGAAGCATGCGGCAACATTACACGTACCGACCCGGCGAACTGACCCAGCGCTGCGCTATACCTGCTGTAAGAGCCCTTGCCCTCCCCTGCGGCTGCTGTGACCCACGCCAAGCAATGCATTGCCTAATTGAGCTGCCCTACACCGGGAAATCGGCAAGGTTTGTGGCTGCTTTGGTCGGAACGCTGGCTTGACTTGGGCTTGGAATGGCCCACAGCATATTAACACAATGCACGCATGCACAGGTAGTTGGTACAGTAGCGCTGCTAGTGGTAACTCAGTCTTTGGCACCGGGAAACAAGCAGCCGGGACACCATCTCTTGGCAGCAGACGCATGCCCGGGCTAACAGTATGGCCGCATAATACTTGTAATACGGCGCTACGCTGGCTTGAGGAGCAACAAACGGTCTGTACAGCCTCAGCAGGCTCGTGGTATCCCTAATATCGCCGCGCCGCAGGAACGGTACAAATTTCAGGGCCTACGGAGGAAAAGTACCCGGTACTCGTACTTCACATGTCATGTCACCCTCTAATTGACAGGGATGGGGCCGCAGCTGGCTCCACGGGTCGCTCATGCTTGTACTTGTGGCCATGGTAGCTCTTCAGAGCGTCCGCATACAtgtagtacctacctagcaGGTGCTTAACTCGTACGTGTACCTCGTACCTACCTACGGTCGAAGGCCGGTGGGCGTGGCACACCCCCCTTGGACAAATTACATCGGCTGTCGTCGACCTCTGCTTCGCAGCCCGCGGCTCTGCGCCGGGTCAAAGCGCCGGTCAAGCTTTTTGGGACATCGAGCCACCCAGCTCCAGAAGGGCTGCTGGCCAGTGGCGTCTGTTCTGTGCTTGCGTGTGCGAGCAGCTGTTTCGTCCCTAGTGCCGAGTGCCACGTCGTGTCGCGACATTGCTACCCAGTCGGGCACAGTTTACTCATCAAGCTTATTCGTTTTCCTGGGTCGCCCCAAGCACGCGGCTGAAATATTGGGGGCCATCGCCTTGGCTTTTCAACTCGGTGgtctctcttctttattcCCTTCCAAATGTTCGTTTCTTCCCCCTCCCTTGCCCTGTTGATTGccggtttatttttatctcaCACGGGACTAGCTCGCTAGCTGACCATGGCTCGCAAAATCCGCGATTCTACCATCTTCAAGGCCTGCCATTGGTTTGTCGGGACGCGAAGCCGGCGTCGTGCCTTGCTTCGGGTAGCTGTTGTTATCCTTATCATCCCTCTGGTCTTACAGTGGCTGCTCGCCTATGTCGTCGGTAGGGATGCGCGACTGCTGCcgccagagctgctgcaggccaaGAATGTGTTGATTGTTACGGCCCATCCTGATGACGAGTGCCTGTTTTTCTCGCCTACCATTCTGGGCATCCTTGACAGGAACCGGGCCATCAATGGCGGTTTGCTAGTTATGTCAACCGGttagtagcttttttctttttttcttttttttttcttttttttctctttttctttttttcctttttgtcaGTTCTTGGCTCCATTTTCCCCGCATCCGCCGAGGGCTTATGCTAAGTCAACTCGTCACTCTTGACGTACACAACCATTAGGAAACAATTATGGCCTGGGCGAGACGCGCAAGCAAGAGCTAAAGGGCTCGTGCAGTGCTCTACGCATCAATCCATCGAGATGCGAGGCATTAGACCATCCTAGCCTTCAGGATAACCCCAAGGTGTGGTGGGATACCGAATTGATCAAGTCCAAAGTAAAGGAATATGTCGAGAAGTGGGAGGTTGACGCCGTAAGTACTCTGCTTCTAGCAGCtgcccctctttttttcttatttgctttgctttaATTTAGTCTGGTATTTTGCATCTCCTGTGTGTGAAGCTGACGCACATCGCCATAGATCATCACCTTTGACGAGGGCGGTGTGTCTGGACACATCAACCATCGCGCCGTGAGCGCAGCCGTGAGGTACGCCACTTTCTATCCTGCATGCTCGCCTTGGGCGATGCAACGCGCACGCTATTGAAGGCCCTGCAACTGACTCGCCTGTCTAGTGAGTACGTGGTGGGTGATGAAAAGGCCCCGCCAGCATACAAGCTTGTCACCACGGCAGTTCTCAGGAAATACACTTTCCTGTTCGACTTGCCGTTGACGGCACTGTCTTTCTCATGGAGAATCATCACTGCCGTCTTTTACCCGTCTGAAAAAGCAAGCCCCGAGGTTAGCTCCAAGGCGCTAATAGCCAACACCTGGCACCGGTATCAGAGGACGCGTAATGCCTTTGCAAGCCATGACAGCCAGTATTCGTGGGATCGCCACTTGTACATGATTCTCAGTCGATATGTGTGGTTCAACGATCTCAAGAGGATACCAGCCAAGGGAATGGCATCTTAAACTGTATTTACCATAGCGAGGCTGAAATTGATTTACCGATCCAATTGCGAATGCAAGGTAGTAATGGGGTACAGTATACAATGTATGTGAAATTCGACTACCCTGCATCAATTCCCAGCTACTGGCAAGCTAAGAAAGAGGCTTCGAGGTCGAACCAAACGAACAAATCGAAATCTCGGCTGTGGAGTCGACAGCTTCATAGTAGCTTTCTGTTCGCCTCAGCAAACATCGCAGCGAATCCTCTGTGGCGCAATTGGCTAGCGCGTCTGACTGTTAATCAGGAGGTTGGAAGTTCGAGCCTTCCCGGAGGAGTCACAAAGCTGAAGTCTCTTTTTTGGGTGTCATGCCCAATactatctttttttgtttatacTATTGAAATCGAGCTGGAACTTTAATATGTAGATATAAGCCCTTGTTCTGAGTTGTTAAGCTACCGCGATGCATGGTGTTGCCACCAGCTACTGCAGCACGACAGTAGTTGACGAAAGGATTCGCCTAGCACTAACTCTACAGCAAGCTTTGGCAACTATTTTGTTAGTGTAGGCATTCGTGATCCTTACGGCGGTAAGGCAGAGATGCCAGCGACTTGGCTGTAGTTTTACTAGGAGTCCACTCCATGCTAAGGAACCACGCTATTGAAGCATTGGCACCGCTACTTCGTATCTAGACATCCTTAATTCTAAGATTAATTTGTTTGCCGAGCTCCAGCGCGCACCACACCGGCATTCAAGCTGAATACCAATATAGAGTGGAAGCCAAGTGACACCCTTGGCCGTGCATTAGTCACAAGGCTAGTCCCACTTGGACGAAGAACAAATGGTGAAGCTGAGAAAAGGGCTGACAGCAGTTTATAGCAAGGAAAAAGGGCTAATATCCAGGCTAACGCAACACGACGGCGCCTTTCTATAATCAAATAACGAACTGCAGATTCTATCCCAGCCCAGCAGTCGAGAGTGCTTGACAAGTCAGCCGTGGGCACCACAATCAGTCGGCGACCATAAGACCACTACTCCATTTGCATCGTGTCACACATGGAGCAAGGAGAAAATTGACGTCAAGAGCTGGGACTCAGTGGGCCACGCTTTTACCGCATATTTCCGCAATCAGACCCCTTACTGCAGCCCTACGTATGGAGTGCTGCCTTCAAGAACTTTTTGCACGGCGCAATGAATGACGGAAGTGGTAAGACTGACATTCCGCATAGGGTAGAGTCATCGGAAGGCCCAATTAGCGGCAGCCTTGCTCTCCACAGCCTGATCGGGAAGTTTAGCTTCGAAATTTGTGTCTCGAAAGATATAAGCTCTATTTTGCAAGAGTTGAGTTGTTGGTAAGCCCCCTTTACTTGTGACTTTCTCAACCTATCCAAAATTGCCAAAAAGAGAAGTCTCATGAGGAGACTCAGTAGAATTCGAGTGCTGTAAGACAacgttctttctttttttggagtcGAATGGAACGGAAATGCCGAATACTAGTGCTCGCAATTTAATAAGGTGTCCATTCATCAACTTTAGAGAAACAACTAAAAGCATGCCAAGTAAGCTATGAATAAGAGATTTATAGTAGAGTAACTTTCCCATAATCAGATATGTATAGGAATTTCTGTAATGGAGAGAAGGTTTCAGAACCATCTAAACAATATAGCTCTCGACAGCGCACGAATCAACAGCCTTCCAAGCCCCTGTCAGCTAATAGTCCAAATCGTCAATCACTCTGAACCTTTCTATCCCAAGGGATGGGGCGCCGGTTAACTCAGGATCTGATTGGACCTTGGTTTGTTAATTAGCTGAAGATCACAATCAGTTTCGTGAAGGTACCCTCTCCTGTATGTGACACGCCTGTCGTTTTCAATATTGGTAGTAATCGTGAGAAGCAAGATCCGTTGCCAAACCATGTATACCCACCCCCTATGTACATAAGACGAGAATAGTAATCAGGCTCACGTTATCATGCACCCATGGCTTGTTTAAGCTAACTACGCGTATAATCTCCAGATCCCACAAGGCCAAAAGATAAACCTGTACCTGTGTGGGGATACACTCCAGGTACAGTAGGGGTAGGTTGTATTTCGACCACACCACCACACCAACAACTAGTCTCGATGCATCTTATGCCCCTGTAAAGCAAAAGCACCAAATTAAGTCACTTTCCAGGGTGGGAGCTAGCAGAGAGTGCTAATATGACATTAATGGTCGCCGAAATGATTCCAATGGCACCTAAGAAGACCGATGGGGTCGGAGAAGACAGGTGGGGCCGGAGAAGAATAATGGAGGTGCTCATAGCGACTTTGCAAAAGAACATGGACATAAAGCCACATGCGTGATGCGTAGTAATAGAGAGTTACAGGTAGATTTCCACAAGGGTTTACACATACGTTGGCATGACATCCAGTAAGCAAcaatatataggtatatatatgagagagaagaagtagaGCGAGATGCTTTCAAAATCCGCAATGGCGGTCCTAAGTTTGAGGCAAGATGAAAAGGGGGAATACTTTATGTCGTATTGCTAAATTGTCAAGTTAGAACACTTGGAAACTAACAATGGGTTATTGCGTCAATTTTTAGCTTGACCATTATGagaaaagcattaatagCGTAAGAGATAAAACGTTAAacaaaactataatatttaagttacAGTGCCAAGCTGTTTAGTTTGATTGCCCAAGTTTAGTGTTCGTGCGATTCACTCAATTTGACCCACGAACAGAAAATTAGAGCTATAACAGGCGAAGTAGTTCATAGTCGCAAGCTTATGAAGGAATTGAATGTTTTTGAACGAAATATCACCATGAAAAATAGAAACATCGTATTTCCTTAGACGAGAAACGCTTCACTTTGACATCATATTGAGTGGGTAGATAAACTAGATGCTGAAATTTAGACACCACTAAAAGAGTATAACCTGCAGGAGTGGTTCTATCACTCATCGCTGTCGGTGGTGAAAATGATCAAGAACATCAATATTTTATACCGATAGCACTCCAGAtactacatagtatgtaTCAAGAGGTACGCGTATTCCGTATTCCGTATCTCGTATATACTCCACACTAGCTAAAATTTATGCCTTTTACGGAAAGAATGTCGCATATGTCAGTCTTACTGTAGTTAATTTGGTAATAGACGCCTTCCTTTAGGGAACAATGATTAGTCAAATTGTgtctaaataaaattttgCCCAATTTCTCGATTACTTAACAGTCATGCTCTACGATTGAACGGGACTCAACTGCAACCTTTTCACCTTGCCATGAAGGGGCAGCCGCTTTCTATTACTAAACATGATGACTGAGTGGTGACGCAGGTCTTGCAGTGGGCAGTGGTTAGACACGCTACATAGTATTTATGAGTCAACTTCTAGAGCTAGTTGCTAAGAAGGTAACTGAGTGCTGTATTCCGTTGTGAAACTAGTGGCTATCCACATCCCTTGATTTTCTCAAGTGCTTACTTCTACGACTTTCTCCTATAATGTCGAATAATTTGTACGTCACCTGGAGTACATGAAAACTTGCTTAATAAAGTGAAATGTTGGTGCCTGAGTAGTTTGACAACAAGAAGCTTTCTCCACATTTGTTCATGGTCAGGAGAAGCTCTAATAGACTGCCCAATTGTCTATCTGTCTAAATTTGGAAGGAGTGAAAGAATAAATACTAGGCACATCGAAGCTTCTTGCGGTTGCGCGCTGAAAAGAATtatgaaatatatatacactatATGTGTGTACATGTATCATACTGCGAACTAAGTAGTCGTTATTGATATCTAAATTTGAATGGTGGTATATGGATAATAGAGAGCTACTACCCTGCAATGTATGGATATTCATAAATTCCGCTCTTTTCCCTACACTCCGCCAGAGCCTGACAACTGCTCTACCACACTGCAGTTGACAAGAAGATAAAGTTTGGCAATGGAGCACAAGTGTCAGCTAAGTTCTCTGTCCCAATCGATTCTTCCACATTGGCTGTACCTGCTCTAATCGTGGGTCGTATCTGTGATTGATATagaataaagtaaaaggcTTCGTTCAATTTGCCATGTTCATGACTGTATTCTCGATAAGACACTCAAATCTTTTTAAGCATTACTGTTCCTGACTTCTCTCTTGGCATCCAACCCTCTGTATATGAGCCGCCAAAGTCAATGAGTTATATGTCATTAGTATGGTCGACGAGAATATTGTCTGGCTTCACATCTCACTAAACGATCCCTGCGTAATACAATAGTGTAAAAGTATCCTCAATCTTCTTGGTCAAAATCCATCGGGCAATCGTGTCTGCCTCCGGGTCACGGTACAAGTTAACGCTGTGTTTCCATAGTCAATATACGCTAAGAACAAGCCGAATAACTGGCTGTCTTCAGCTCGTACAATGTCAGGCAGACGTGACATTCGTATCGATTTATCCGAATGCGTGTCGTGAATCTTGCTTTACACGCCAATTTCCCGTAATAGAGATCATATATCCTTGGAGCGCATGAACTTTAAGAATGCGCTGCTCCCGTCTGGTAGTAGAAAGTTGGCTGGCAAGGGTGGAGGCGAGCCCATTGGGATGTTATTTACGCATGGCCGGAACATGATTGGCTTAAAAAAAGGTCAATACACAGCAGACACTCTCAGGAATATAAATACCACACATCGGATCATCAAACTCTTCAACTTTGTCGTAATATGGGATAGCAATAAGTGATTCTCCATTAGCTCGCAATGTCAAAGAGTGAGATtcaaggaaaaggagcccTTTCAAACTCTTGGAAAGATCTGGTAGAGTACCTAATTGACAGAAAATGGGGAGAAGTGGTTCTGCAGCCCAGTCATAGAAATCTTCGATGGTGTATCCGTCTAGCTTGAAATCTTCTGCAACTTTTAAGATGAATAGATATTTCTCCCCCAATGATAGCGATTTCGGGAAGTTATCCACAAAGATATAAACAATGACACGACAGCCATTGTACATGGCCACCATTTTTCGCTGCTGAAGGTAAACTCGAGTATGTCGCATACTGGCATAGTCGGAGCTCATCGTGACAGATTATGTATAGATTGCAGCCCCATTTCTACGCAACAGATAACAAATCATAAATGCAGTACCGCGGTTATGCATTTATAACCAACC
The Trichoderma asperellum chromosome 7, complete sequence DNA segment above includes these coding regions:
- a CDS encoding uncharacterized protein (TransMembrane:1 (i12-30o)) yields the protein MLLPHSLIRRRLRFLLLSALAGVITVWVLTNGQQQEESPRFDAELVEHKYPLVWSHIHTFDGFGGAWFIPPSWVADDHEPPRDIVEAAVLASKAALSVRERQLSFSNIPLLMHQTGASSKVDTWKAEIIPWVQQWLGYAVSPNNTAPMAYFFWDDEGIDLFMEKYEKDFIHDFYAIFTPVERADIFRVLVCQHLGGVYADIDTEPLRHPANWLDPSDLSRWVDDITGKSYGLKNPEAEANGTQPVNLIWGLEADTDPNSNAYWRMGYTYPVQLTQWALASAPDHPALKQFMENLRDEVRLEKEATSYDPNRVDPLTRTGPAAVTLATLMWLENDIGFRWNALTGLKDGGRSKLVEDALILPITGFSPGRGGYGNMGSKPITHHDARLVHHALGSWRKFDLLVEYGKFCRTVFGLCKDWSKVPATHSRVTL
- a CDS encoding uncharacterized protein (EggNog:ENOG41~CAZy:GT32~TransMembrane:2 (i21-40o303-319i)) codes for the protein MIKDRALGLFGDNVERRARTFFWLTIVSFASAVFLFRHLLYTSWTLAALPVYWPMHRDSFILSQERDNFDITFSNYSKTQVSAAPYEDVVPPILHHIALGKHSTNWRTEWKETVQSCVDMHPGWEANIWTDDKASKFVEEKFPDLKEMWDSYTYPVERIDALRYMLLYEYGGVVLDMDLKCTRALGPLRRFDFVAPEAHPVGFSVGFMMSSRRNQFIGDVVSNLATYNKHWLGLPYATVMFSTGCHYASVIHAFESDRSDLKILPGPLHSLNGRVTTPIFEHLGSSSWHSYDARFITSLGRRLHQIVFFCVGVVLALFVRRRLMLRRVWWNFKGDRSFV
- a CDS encoding uncharacterized protein (TransMembrane:1 (i26-49o)), giving the protein MARKIRDSTIFKACHWFVGTRSRRRALLRVAVVILIIPLVLQWLLAYVVGRDARLLPPELLQAKNVLIVTAHPDDECLFFSPTILGILDRNRAINGGLLVMSTGNNYGLGETRKQELKGSCSALRINPSRCEALDHPSLQDNPKVWWDTELIKSKVKEYVEKWEVDAIITFDEGGVSGHINHRAVSAAVSEYVVGDEKAPPAYKLVTTAVLRKYTFLFDLPLTALSFSWRIITAVFYPSEKASPEVSSKALIANTWHRYQRTRNAFASHDSQYSWDRHLYMILSRYVWFNDLKRIPAKGMAS
- a CDS encoding uncharacterized protein (EggNog:ENOG41), whose amino-acid sequence is MSSDYASMRHTRVYLQQRKMVAMYNGCRVIVYIFVDNFPKSLSLGEKYLFILKVAEDFKLDGYTIEDFYDWAAEPLLPIFCQLGTLPDLSKSLKGLLFLESHSLTLRANGESLIAIPYYDKVEEFDDPIVNLYRDPEADTIARWILTKKIEDTFTLLYYAGIV